tgaaaggaggcttccgggcctcttgaaaggaggcttccgagcctcttgaaaggaggcctgagcctcttgaaaggaggctcctggagcctcttgaaaggaggctccgagcctcttgaaggaggctcccaggcctcttgaaggaggccctgagcctcttgaaaggaggctcccgagcctcttgaaaggaggctcaggcctcttgaaaggaggctctgggcctcttgaaaggaggcttcctgagcctcttgaaaggaggcctgagcctcttgaaaggaggcttccgagcctcttgaaaggaggccctggagcctcttgaaaggaggcttccaggcctcttgaaaggaggcttccaggcctcttgaaaggaggcttccgagcctcttgaaaggaggcctgggcctcttgaaaggaggcttcctgagcctcttgaaaggaggcttctgagcctcttgtaaggaggcttccgggcctcttgaaggaggcttccaggcctcttgaaaggaggcttccaggcatcttgaaggaggcttccaggcctcttggaacgaggcttccgggcctcttgaaaggaggcttccgggcctcttgaaaggaggcttccgggcctcttgaaaggagacttccgagcctcttgaaaggagacttccgagcctcttgaaaggaggcttccgagcctcttgaaaggaggcttccgagcctcttgaaggaggcttccaggcctattgaaaggagacttccgggcctcttaaaaggagacttcctggcctcttgaaagaagggttcaaggtctcttgaaaggaggcttccgggcctcttgaaaggaggcttccaggcctcttgaaaggaggcttctgaacctcttgaaaggaggcctctaatcctcttgaaagtaggtttccaaaccttttgaaaggaggcttccgagcctcttgaaggaggcttccgggcctcttgaaaggaggcctcttgaaaggaggcttccgggcctcttgaaaggaggcttccgggcctcttgaaaggaggcttccgagcctcttgaaaggaggcttccgagcctcttgaaaggaggcttccgagcctcttgaaaggaggcttccgagcctcttgaaaggaggctttcgagcctcttgaaaggagcctcttaaaaggaggtttccgaacattttgaaaGTAGGATTcactgcctcttgaaagaaggttttcgaACCTtccaaaaggaggcttccgagccttttggaaaaaGGCTCCCGGACCTCTaataaggaggcttccgggcttcttagAAAGGAAAGGATGCCTCTGAACTTCTTGGAAGAAGGTTTCCGAACCATtcgaatggaggcttccaaacctcttgaaaggtccTACGAGCCGCGTATTAATAGACACAGTTATgggatctattttttttttaaaataattttcagtaaTTCATCACAAAATTTGAGTGAAACTCGACTGAATAGTAAATAAGAATCCTTGAAGATGCCGTTTTTCCGATCAGACGTAAAGAATTTTATGACTATTTAAGCTTATGATCATTGGTACCGCTTCTTACGCTTCTGCCGAAAAAGAAcaaaattttgacagctgcaaaataaaaaaaatcatttgcacAAAAATAGCATTTGTTTTTCATCAAAAAACCAAACTAACTGCAACAGATGATATAATAATGATGAAatattgttacaaatatgtatttagAGACGAACAATTTCGTTTTGGGAAGTCATTCAGCTTGAACTACAAAGGCGTTCCATATATGTGTGCGTCCCATAATTGTTGGGGCTTTCTTTAAATGGCCGcataattcaagctctatctgcaATAAGGGCTAATGTCGCAAGAGTGGATTACATTCGTGCAGGacatcgttgtaactaaattttcaaatggccatatctcactgatttttaatcgattttctCTTAGCCATCCCGAAATTTTCGAACATTATTGTAGTTGAAATCTGGCAAAATAGTACACATTCCCAacagtgttccattcatgtttgaaaaataatcaattaaatgaaataattatgttgctgccaagaaaggcaccgtaattgcaaagtggatacCCAtaaataaaatgacgcatttACACTccgaaacaattgaaaaatatttgaatctcttGAATCATTCATGGTTTAAATCTGCTGAAAATATAACTGAATGGTAAGACAGTTTTAAGCTTTTGGAACTCAAGTTTTatgaaatatgaatccaaaACAGTTGCTAGGAAAATTACAAGTTGTAGACTCCTTAAAGTTTGATCCGGCGTGagaaaatgaatatatttttaacAGCTACACATCGATGCAAAAATATCTGCGGCGGTGTACACATCTGTATTAACTATTTATTAGtgctattattatttttctcatATGCGTTTTCCTTATTACCGTTTCTGGCGCATTAGAAAGATATCAGTAGCGACAGGTTCATCAGGTTATTTTCTTTCCGTACTTTGTACTTTAAAAGTTTATTGGACTTTTATCATTCAGATTATACACGACCTTTTTAAACTTTTTGTGGCATATAAATTCAAAGATATTTGCGGAAATGAACAGGTCTATAAGCCATGACCATCAACCATCGTAGCTGCACCTGCTATAAGGGAGAACACGCTCGGCAGAATCTATAATTTTCATTTCACATAATTCATTTGCGCCGGGAAGAAACATCTTCGCTGCCGTGTGCACGAGGCGCATTTGGTAGAGTGAATGACCAATAGGGGACCTTTAACCAAAAGTTAACCCTCCagccatatttgcattattacagcatgGTATAAACATTCTTCTATGAAATCCCGAacatcccgaaacggaacataaaaatcaaatggagTATCGAGGGAAAGTCGACTtacaaatgttaatttcaactaataacgtcgtatatttgaatgttttatgtatgtaccGTGCAGAAAAGATGTAGAACTTGCTTTTAGATATCAGTGCAAAATTTCGTTACTAGGGGTTCCACTATTGGTCATTTTTCCCTAGTATGCGATGGAAAGGTACCTCACCAGCTTCTCGCTTTCCTAGCTATAGAGTAGAGTAGAGTAGAATGATGAGCTGAGTTTGCAATCCCTGGCGACGGTGGATGAATTAGAGGATGTTGAACTTTTGCTTTGGTGAATCAATTTCTCCCACCAAGTGTCACGAAAGCATAATGCGTGCTATAACTAACGTCGTAAAATTCTCCTCAATCAATTTGAATCCAAACTTCGAactatgcaaaattatgaaatacAATTCAAAACTATTTAACAGTTAGATGCTAAAAAGTGATAAgcagcatataaaaaaataatttaagaaAGCGTCATTCAAACTCAAttgtatatttattaaaaatcccCTGAGCTTTTTAGCACTTCAGTACAGTTATGGCATATGCGAACTGACTCTACTGTGGAAATTTAAAATCGCACTAAAACGGATACTGAATTAGAACGTTTCAGATGCTACGTACAAGTGAAAGCTGGTGTGCATCGTTGGAGAATACTCAACGGCTACGTTTCATAATTTGTGTACTGTAGCCCAATAAAGTAAATAACATCATTGAAATCATCATGTGGTTGTATGATAGTTCGTTATGCAAGAATCTATTACTTTGCTTCATCTTACTCGGTAGTCATGTGTTTCACTGGCTACGGTTTATTACTTTGAACAATGGTTAAAAACAGTGAGAGAATTGTTTTAGTTTCATTACGAAGATAAAGGGTCTAAATCCTTCTCGtatgtttatgaaaaaatattgtcgAGTAGAGGAAAAACACTTCAAAATGAATTGTTTTATTCGTGAAAGTCTACCTTCAGCACGTCGTTCCCAATGAGCCTATTCTATATAGCTGGGTTTAGGTTTTAGCCTTGCATGATGAATGTGGTATACCGCTAACGTGCAGCTCCGTGCTGCCCGTTGTTGTGGCTGTGTGTGCATCCAGGTTTCGGTTTCCCTCGGCACTGGCACGTGCAATGTTCAAACGCAAACCCATCCATACCCAGTGTCGTACGTCGTTCTATGCAGGCATAGCTCACAGGGAGCTTTATGATGGAGCTTCCTAACTCCAGCAACCAGTAGAGAGCCCAGTAATGAAAGCAGACGTGCTCCAAAGCTTGATCTACTTTTTGCGGTAAAACTTCAATCCGCTCTACTTTGGaacggtcgtcgtcgtcgtctgcGGTGGCGACGATGATAGCGGTGCTTGTCCTGGAAGGTTGGTTTCCGGTAAATCTGCCCGGAACGGTATCCAACACTTGGCGGAACATGCTCGCTACTCGATTTATTCCGTTGCGAGCTTCGGTAGATAGTTACGCGTACCTCTGCTGGTGACTGCAGAAAGAAGTATGCCAGAGCACACAAACTAGAGCGTATCATAATTTATATTCATTAGCATGAATTATTGAATTATTGTGAAATTAAACGTTGCCACAGGATTAAGGGTGCTTCGGTGTTGCCGTCAGCTAGGAGGAATGACAGAATGCATTGTCTCCGGCTGCCAGCAGTGGACTGGACAGTGAGATTCACATCGTATGTCATTGGTTTTTTCGTCCATTATGACTGAAAGACAGAGGGACAGCGATCACATAGATAACGATAACATTGGAAGAAGATAAGATGCTTTTTGCCTTTTGCGTACAACAAAAACGAACTATTTGTAAAAGCCGCGTTGACCCATAAGTGTTGTATACCATTCGAGTCACCTCGAAGATCTGAGCCAAAGGTCTCTCTGTTCGTGTGTATGCAGAAATGATGAGAAAATTTGTAAACAACTTGTCATATAGTAATCCCTCAATGATTTTTCGTAACTATGTAGTTGCATTTGAAACACATGGTAAAGCTTTGTTGATCGCTTTTGAATTTGATTACAATCGACCATTTCGTACATAACTTATGGAGAACATGGCGAACCGAACTAAGAAGGTATGCGTCTTGGCTAAGTGCTTTAAGGGTGTATCACTACTAGGTGAACTAATTTAGTGTTTCCgtattgtatttaataaattatagtaaaataaacaaaattaagACTAAGGTTTCAGTGCACTATTGCAATATAATGCATTACCTTTTTCCCTGCATTTTCAGCCTGTGAATAGATGCAATAAGTGCTTTGGAGAATagatctcgcgcttagtttcataggggcgtaactgtattgatcgatttttcttaatcgattttatattttgttaataacttaaTTGTTTCAAACGCTACAACCGTGATTTTTGATTCTGgttcaagatacaatcatcctttatcacaccaaaccattaaatcatcgacaaactagcgcaattcggtacaatacttaaaacaaaacatcgaagtagagaaatcgatcaatacagtaacgcccctatgaaactaagcgcgagagatGCAATACGTGCTTTGTTCTTTTAATCTAAGTTATTTTATAATATGAAGATGTAATTAATAATTTACTCACAATCCACTGAAAATTGTAATGATTAAAATATTCACTACCATTCCTCGCAGCAAATTGAAAGTTGTCTTCACGAAAAATGCTTTCTGGATGATGGAATAGGATGTGAATAATTGtaaagtacacaaattcttatTCTTCGGACAAAATTAGATTTGGTCCAAGGCCACATGACGATTCGCCCTTAGTGCCTGATTCCTTCCATCCAGTTGATTCGATTTTTCCATTCCAATTTTTATTGTACCGCCGTTTCAGATGTCGCTGATGCAGCGAAACATTAGATCGAAAACGGTAACGAGTGACGAGCCAGTGTATCACGGATCAGTTTTCATCGAAACGAACTCCGGACGCTGAAGCCAAAACTGATTGTTCCACTGCATTTGGATTGCCGTCGTTGCTCGATTTGACCTTTGAGAAGAGATGAATAACATGATGAATGCATATCGATACACTTAAGTTGAACATAGATTGAGTTAAAGCCAGACTAATATAGTGAAAGGGATGACGAGTGATGATATGTTAGTGTAAAGTGATATATTTTGTTTCAGTGCTGGACAAAAAACTTGAGTATCTTGGTTGCATGATTTGCAGAAATGCACGCAAATTTAGCTTTTTTGTAATGGTTTTGTAAGTAGTTTACTTTGTTAATCTAAAGAAAACTTACATTTTGCTGAATCCAGTGAAGCTGTTTGAGCCTACTTGAAGATTCTCTAGCTTTTTGAGGGTTGTTGTCAACAGAAAACTATTAATTTACTCTACTTCTCagttactttttttttattcggatCTTTTGATGTTCCCCCAAAGCTAGATATACCttcattattttgatttttcccaGATATAGGGCGGTTTTGTCTGCAATTAAAAACATCTGACTTTGTTTGAGAATTATTTTCTGGCTGAAATACAAACGATGGTAGGTCCAGTTTCAGAAGTTTCCTTCTTCGCCGATGATTGATAATGTTTACAATGGATCAATCGCCGCGAAATTGCtggtggggattctcatcgatttgttttcggcgaaaaatgacaaaacaaaactttgccagactgtccggacgtttcggtcgatttactggccttcgaccatcttctgcggacacTAAAAATCACATATATTGTTAAAAGGCAcattaaattttacaaaataaaaacatacaaTCTTCCAGTCACTTATTTTCTAACAGTCAGCCATTACTACTAACTAttgacacacacacaaacaaagtACAATCTTTACATTCTAACTGCTATTGGTATTAGTTCTAAGTTTGCTAATAATAGAGTTGTacgcatttttaaaatttgctgAGTCTTTTTGCTTATTTACTACATTTTCGTCTCCTTTAATCTTAATGTAAAAAGTTTCTGCAGTCAGTCTTGTATTGTTTTTGCTTATTTTGTCAAGTATTCTGGTTTTTCAAAGTCAAAAATGTGTCCCTCTTCTATAGTGTGCTGTGATAAACCTGTACCGGTAATGTTTTCTTGTTTTCACATTGTATTTATGCTGGTCCAGACGTTTATATAAGAACTAGCTAGTTTCaccgatgtaccatttttcaCATGCACCACACGGTACGTCATAcactaaatttgtatttttgttttttggtaTTACGTCTTTGGTTTTCGTAAATAACACATCTTTAATTTTGTCAACCGGTTTGTAAGCTACTTTATAGTCATGTTGTCTCAAATATCTCGATAGTTTTTCTCCTAGTCCTTTTATGTACGGGATAGttacaaaattgtttgttgaGTTCTCTCTGTTTTGCTTTTGTAATGAATTATACATATTGTGTAACCTTTCCCTAATTACTTTTTCCACGAGAAAACACGGGTAGttattattcttgaaaatttgcttaacagtttttagcgtgttttctCGGTACTTAGCGTGTGTCAATTTTAATGCTCTATCAACTAAAGCTACGATGCTGTTCTTTTTATGCACGAAAGGGCTCACCGATGCGTAATCCAAATATCTACCATTCACATCTTTTGGAAACCACTCTGTTGTTATTACATTATTCTCTCGTCGCAAAACCATATCAAGGAATTTCAGTTTGCCATCGCATTCATTTTCTACCGTAAACTGAAGTCGTTGATGAAAACTGTTGAATTCATTCAAGACCGTTTCCACGTTCTCCGCTTTCGCTCCTAGCAGGCAGTCATCCACATATCGTTTGAAAAACAATGGAACGATTCCCCGGTCGTGTAGTTTTTCTAGAGCTGCTCTCTCGATTCTCTCCAATACAATGTTTGCTACAACAGGGGAAAGGGGAGCCCATCAGGATGCCAAATTTTGTTTATAAAATTTCCCATTGTACTGAAAGAAAGTCGATTCCAGTACAATCTGCAGAATCTCGAGAAAGCTTGCCTCATCTAGCGATGTGTGTTCTTGTATTTCTCCCCATCGTAAACGAACGGATTCCAACGCAAAGTCGACTGGAACATTCGTAAACAGAGAGACTACGTCAAGGGAGAACAAAACAGTATCATCTGTTATTCGTTGTCCACGCATTTCATCGGCAAACTGAAAACTGTTTGTAATGTGGTGCTCAGTTTTGCCAGTCACATGGTTAAGTATTCCGGACAAGTACTTTGCCATGTTGTACGTCGCTGTTCCGATTGTCGAATTAATGATGCGCAGAGGTCTTCCTTCTTTATGGGTTTTCGGCAGGCCGTATATTCAGGGAGGGTTGCAGTTGAAAATCTTCAGTTTTGTCCTCTCCGAATACTGAATGAAACCCTTCTCATGCCAAACATCAATGATTGCATTGATTCTCTTCAGTGTTCTCTTCGTTGGATCGCTTGTGATCGGCTCATACGTTTCCCTGTCGTTTACCAAAGTTTGCATTTTTTCGTTGTATTCGTCGCGTTTCATAACAACGACCGTTTTCCCCTTATCTGCTCTAGTGACAACCAATTCATCCTTCTCTCTGAGATACTTTTTGGTCATCTGTATCTCCTTACGGACTTTCTCCTGCTCATCATGGAAAGGTTGTTTGGTATAATTGATGTGATTTATGATGGCATTAGACACATCATGACGAATGATGTCTGCGGAGGGATCACGTTGTACCGCCGATTCGATTTCCGATAGTACTCTCACGTATGGAGCGTCGTGTGGATCAGGGTTGTTGTATCCACTACCGAGCTGCAGTGATCGGGTCACGAAATCGGGTAGAATTTCGTCTGTGCAATTCTGAACCCAATTGTCACACGATGCATGTTCGGCCTGTTGTTTTGCTTTCAGGCTCTCCATTTTTCGTCGCTGACGTGATCGGTACTGTTCGAAAGTGTGTTTTCGTTTTGTCGTCACAGCTCTCATGCATTGGTCGAAATCAGCTGGATCGATAATCCTTTCAAGCCTATCACGGTTCGCTTCAGCTGCTTGTTTCGTTCTGTTGATACAGACTAGTACTATCGGAAATCGAATCGGCGGTACAACGTGATCCCTCCGCAGACATCATTCGTCATGATGTGTCTAATGCCATCATAAATCACATCAATTATACCAAACAACCTTTCCATGATGAGCAGGAGAAAGTCCGTAAGGAGATACAGATGACCAAAAAGTATCTCAGAGAGAAGGATGAATTGGTTGTCACTAGAGCAGATAAGGGGAAAACGGTCGTTGTTATGAAACGCGACGAATACAACGAAAAAATGCAAACTTTGGTAAACGACAGGGAAACGTATGAGCCGATCACAAGCGATCCAACGAAGAGAACACTGAAGAGAATCAATGCAATCATTGATGTTTGGCAT
The nucleotide sequence above comes from Armigeres subalbatus isolate Guangzhou_Male chromosome 3, GZ_Asu_2, whole genome shotgun sequence. Encoded proteins:
- the LOC134221649 gene encoding uncharacterized protein LOC134221649 — translated: MESLKAKQQAEHASCDNWVQNCTDEILPDFVTRSLQLGSGYNNPDPHDAPYVRVLSEIESAVQRDPSADIIRHDVSNAIINHINYTKQPFHDEQEKVRKEIQMTKKYLREKDELVVTRADKGKTVVVMKRDEYNEKMQTLVNDRETYEPITSDPTKRTLKRINAIIDVWHEKGFIQYSERTKLKIFNCNPP